A DNA window from Haliovirga abyssi contains the following coding sequences:
- a CDS encoding PSP1 domain-containing protein: MEHNVLGVMFEVTKKRYNFEVIGDEQYKKGEKVIVDTVRGQEIGTVYAEVRVMDEKALVSPLKPVIRKANKNDTDKYDKLREDAKKAYEICKKKIFEHNLPMKLITAEYTFDKNKLIFYFTAEGRIDFRNLVKDLASSFRLRIELRQIGVRDEARILGGFGICGHELCCRKFIDKFDSVSIKMGREQGLVINPSKISGVCGRLLCCMKYEYEQYKEILADYPAVGQRVETPSGRGKTINLNPLNGYIYVDVKDKGVNKFNIDEIAFDKEEAKQMKESHNLGEHGSKTASLEKE, translated from the coding sequence ATGGAACATAATGTGCTTGGAGTAATGTTTGAAGTTACAAAAAAAAGGTATAATTTTGAAGTTATAGGGGATGAACAATATAAAAAAGGTGAAAAAGTAATTGTAGATACAGTAAGAGGGCAAGAGATAGGGACAGTCTATGCAGAAGTTAGAGTGATGGATGAAAAAGCTTTAGTATCGCCCTTAAAGCCAGTAATAAGAAAAGCAAATAAAAATGATACAGATAAGTATGATAAGCTTAGAGAAGACGCAAAGAAAGCATATGAAATATGTAAAAAGAAAATATTTGAACATAATTTGCCTATGAAATTAATAACAGCAGAATATACATTTGATAAAAATAAACTTATTTTTTATTTTACTGCTGAAGGAAGAATAGATTTTAGAAATTTAGTAAAAGATTTAGCTTCTTCTTTTAGATTGAGAATAGAATTAAGACAAATAGGAGTTAGGGATGAAGCTAGGATTTTAGGTGGATTTGGAATTTGTGGGCATGAGTTATGTTGTAGAAAATTTATAGATAAATTTGATTCAGTATCAATAAAGATGGGAAGAGAACAAGGACTTGTAATAAATCCATCTAAAATTTCAGGAGTTTGTGGAAGATTATTATGTTGTATGAAATATGAATATGAGCAATATAAAGAAATATTAGCAGATTATCCAGCAGTAGGGCAAAGAGTAGAGACTCCTTCTGGAAGAGGAAAAACTATAAATTTAAATCCGTTAAATGGGTATATATATGTAGACGTAAAAGATAAAGGAGTAAATAAATTTAACATAGATGAGATTGCTTTTGATAAAGAGGAAGCAAAGCAAATGAAAGAGAGTCATAATTTAGGTGAACATGGGAGCAAAACAGCTAGCTTAGAAAAGGAATAA
- the hisB gene encoding imidazoleglycerol-phosphate dehydratase HisB codes for MVVRIKRIGEVTRNTTETKIYVKINLDGDGKYDVKTGVGFLDHMLELFAKHGSFDLICKAEGDTYIDFHHTVEDVGISLGVAIKEALGDKIGIKRYGTFHLPMMEALTRVSLDLSGRGFLSFNCEFTKDKVGEFDTELVEEFFYSLAYNGGINVHMDLIRGTNTHHIIESFFKGFAKALQEAVNIINDKIQSTKGVIQ; via the coding sequence GTGGTGGTAAGAATTAAACGTATAGGAGAGGTTACAAGAAATACAACTGAAACAAAAATATATGTAAAAATAAATTTAGATGGCGATGGGAAATATGATGTAAAAACAGGAGTTGGATTTTTAGATCATATGTTAGAACTTTTTGCAAAACATGGAAGTTTTGATTTGATATGTAAAGCTGAAGGAGATACTTATATTGATTTTCATCATACAGTTGAAGATGTTGGTATATCATTAGGTGTTGCAATAAAAGAAGCATTAGGAGATAAAATTGGAATAAAAAGATATGGGACTTTTCATCTCCCAATGATGGAAGCTTTAACTAGAGTATCATTAGATTTAAGCGGAAGAGGTTTTTTAAGTTTTAATTGTGAATTTACCAAAGATAAAGTTGGAGAATTTGACACAGAGCTTGTTGAGGAATTTTTCTATTCACTTGCTTATAATGGTGGAATAAATGTACATATGGATTTAATTAGAGGAACAAATACACATCATATTATAGAAAGCTTTTTTAAAGGATTTGCAAAGGCGTTACAGGAAGCAGTTAATATAATAAATGACAAAATACAATCGACGAAGGGAGTAATACAATAG
- the radC gene encoding RadC family protein, with amino-acid sequence MKKELLNGHRKRLKEKYLNSGANGLHKYEILELLLTYAIPRKDCKIIAKELLNEYGNFTNIFSLTKEELMEINGIGENSAILINIINEILKINLKEKLNKKNKIENTLELIEYLKAKLSNNSKELFIIIFLDSKNGIIKDEILFEGTLDRNYIYPRELIKKIIFSNAKKVIFAHNHPSGDETPSKNDIKFTKKTKNILEEIEVELLDHIILTTNNYYSFLENNLI; translated from the coding sequence ATGAAAAAAGAGTTGTTAAATGGACATAGAAAAAGATTAAAAGAAAAATATTTAAATTCAGGTGCTAATGGATTACATAAATATGAGATACTAGAGTTGTTATTAACTTATGCTATTCCAAGAAAAGATTGTAAAATAATTGCAAAAGAGTTATTAAACGAGTATGGAAATTTCACAAATATATTTTCATTAACCAAAGAAGAATTGATGGAGATAAATGGTATTGGTGAAAATAGCGCAATATTAATTAACATTATTAATGAAATTTTAAAAATAAATTTAAAAGAGAAATTAAATAAAAAAAATAAAATAGAGAACACATTAGAGTTAATAGAATATTTGAAAGCAAAGTTATCAAATAATAGTAAAGAACTTTTTATTATTATTTTTTTAGATTCAAAAAATGGAATTATAAAAGATGAAATTTTATTTGAAGGAACTTTGGATAGAAATTATATTTATCCAAGGGAACTTATAAAAAAAATAATATTTTCAAATGCTAAAAAGGTAATTTTTGCTCATAATCATCCAAGTGGAGATGAAACTCCTTCAAAAAATGATATAAAGTTTACAAAAAAAACAAAAAATATATTGGAAGAAATTGAAGTGGAATTATTAGATCATATTATATTGACTACTAATAATTATTATAGTTTTTTGGAGAATAATTTAATATAG
- the aroA gene encoding 3-phosphoshikimate 1-carboxyvinyltransferase: protein MNKIYEVKPHKNFKAEVEIPGSKSVANRALILSALATGKTILKNMLFSDDTRYMMKALQQLGNKIDIDEENKVVTIEGNQNRNFGECELFVGNAGTAMRFLPTYISTGKGKVILTGIERMKQRPIKDLVEALTQLDVDVNYMENNGYPPIIINANRLNGTEVTIKGNKSSQYLTSLLLSTPYGENDITINIDGNLVSIPYVNITLTMMKDFGMEIKNYNFKKFEIKSGKKYQGREYSVEGDCSSASYFFGMAAITNSEIKVNNVKKDAMQGDIKLLEVLEKMGAEVEYGENFVIVRGNGKLKGVTVDMHHMSDVAQTLAVVALFAEGKTEIKNVYNMRIKETDRIKAVYNELTKLGAKVTELEDGLIIEPVKKYNEGILIDTYDDHRMAMSFSLAGLLIPNTKINDPKCVSKTFPNYFDEFEKIYK from the coding sequence ATGAATAAAATTTATGAAGTGAAACCACATAAAAATTTTAAAGCAGAAGTTGAAATACCAGGTTCTAAATCAGTAGCAAATAGAGCTTTAATTTTGTCAGCATTAGCAACAGGAAAAACAATTTTAAAAAATATGTTGTTTAGCGATGATACTAGATATATGATGAAAGCATTGCAACAATTAGGAAATAAAATTGATATAGATGAAGAAAATAAAGTTGTAACAATTGAGGGAAATCAAAATAGAAATTTTGGAGAATGTGAACTTTTCGTAGGAAATGCAGGAACAGCAATGAGATTTTTACCAACATATATATCAACAGGAAAAGGAAAGGTAATATTAACTGGAATAGAGAGAATGAAACAAAGACCAATAAAAGATTTAGTGGAAGCATTGACTCAATTAGATGTAGATGTAAATTATATGGAAAATAATGGATATCCGCCAATTATTATAAATGCAAACAGATTAAATGGGACAGAAGTTACAATAAAAGGGAATAAAAGTAGTCAATATTTAACATCTTTATTATTATCTACTCCATATGGGGAAAATGATATAACTATAAATATTGATGGGAATTTGGTATCTATCCCTTATGTGAATATAACTTTAACTATGATGAAGGATTTTGGAATGGAAATAAAAAATTATAATTTTAAAAAATTTGAGATTAAATCTGGCAAAAAATATCAAGGAAGAGAATACAGTGTAGAAGGAGATTGCTCGTCGGCTTCATATTTTTTTGGAATGGCTGCAATAACTAATAGTGAAATAAAAGTAAATAATGTAAAAAAAGATGCAATGCAGGGAGATATAAAATTATTAGAAGTATTAGAAAAGATGGGAGCAGAAGTTGAGTATGGGGAAAATTTTGTAATTGTAAGAGGGAATGGAAAACTAAAAGGAGTAACTGTGGATATGCATCATATGTCAGATGTGGCACAAACTCTTGCTGTAGTTGCACTTTTTGCAGAAGGGAAAACAGAAATAAAAAATGTGTATAATATGAGAATAAAAGAAACCGATAGAATAAAAGCAGTGTATAATGAATTAACTAAACTTGGAGCAAAAGTAACAGAATTAGAAGATGGCTTAATAATAGAACCAGTTAAAAAATATAATGAAGGAATTTTAATTGATACATATGACGATCATAGAATGGCAATGAGTTTTTCACTAGCTGGATTATTAATACCTAATACAAAAATAAATGATCCAAAATGTGTATCTAAAACTTTTCCTAATTATTTTGATGAGTTTGAAAAGATTTATAAGTAA
- the trpA gene encoding tryptophan synthase subunit alpha has translation MNISEKFKKLGKNNEKALITYVAGGDPNYGSSKKIIKALIKGGADIVEIGIPFSDPMADGPVIQAAAERALKNKFSLKDALKLVGELREEDIENPLLFMSYYNPIYSYGIEKFIKDAKKVGVNGVIIPDLPPEESDEFYIIAEEYDFNLIMFLAPTMTEERLEKVISRANGFIYFVSVAGITGARKNVNENLENLIKKVKEKTEIPIGIGFGISSKEHVKGISKFADASIVGSAIVRKIEENLDNEEKMLEEIEEFVRELKSGTK, from the coding sequence ATGAATATTTCAGAAAAATTTAAAAAATTAGGGAAAAATAATGAAAAAGCTCTTATAACATATGTAGCTGGTGGAGATCCAAATTATGGCAGTTCCAAAAAAATAATAAAAGCATTAATAAAAGGTGGAGCGGATATTGTTGAAATTGGAATACCATTCTCTGATCCAATGGCAGATGGGCCTGTAATACAAGCTGCTGCAGAAAGAGCATTGAAAAACAAATTTTCATTAAAAGATGCTCTAAAATTAGTTGGAGAATTAAGAGAAGAAGATATAGAAAACCCACTTTTATTTATGAGTTATTATAATCCTATTTACAGTTATGGAATAGAAAAATTTATAAAAGATGCAAAGAAGGTAGGAGTTAATGGGGTAATTATACCAGATTTACCACCTGAAGAATCAGATGAATTCTATATTATAGCTGAAGAATATGATTTTAATTTAATAATGTTTTTAGCTCCAACAATGACAGAAGAAAGATTAGAAAAAGTTATATCAAGAGCTAATGGATTTATATATTTTGTATCTGTAGCAGGGATAACAGGTGCTAGAAAAAATGTAAATGAAAATTTGGAAAATTTAATAAAAAAAGTAAAAGAAAAAACAGAGATTCCAATTGGAATTGGATTTGGGATTTCAAGTAAAGAACATGTAAAAGGAATATCTAAATTTGCAGATGCTTCAATTGTAGGAAGTGCAATAGTTAGGAAAATAGAAGAAAATTTAGATAATGAGGAGAAAATGTTAGAAGAGATAGAGGAATTTGTGAGAGAATTAAAAAGTGGGACTAAATAA
- the trpB gene encoding tryptophan synthase subunit beta, with translation MKKETGHFGIFGGQYVPETLMPALEELEENYNKYKNDKDFLDELNYYLKEYVGRETPLTFAANVSKELGAKIYLKREDLNHTGAHKINNTIGQILLAKRMGKKRIIAETGAGQHGVATATVAALFGLECEIFMGEEDIKRQSLNVFKMKLLGAKVNPVKSGTATLKDAMNEAIRDWVTNVENTFYIIGTAAGPHPYPIMVRDFQSVIGKEAKRQIMEKEGRLPDYLIACIGGGSNAMGLFYPFVEDKSVKLIGVEAAGFGLNSGMHAASITGGKVGILHGNRTYLLQDENGQILDTHSISAGLDYPGVGPEHSYFHSIGRGTYVSVTDDEALEGFKFLTEKEGIIPALESSHALGYLLKLKGKLKEDDIVILNVSGRGDKDMNTVAKVLGVEL, from the coding sequence ATGAAAAAAGAAACAGGACATTTTGGAATTTTTGGTGGACAGTACGTTCCGGAAACACTTATGCCAGCATTAGAAGAACTAGAAGAAAATTATAATAAATATAAGAATGATAAAGATTTTTTGGACGAATTAAATTATTATTTAAAAGAATATGTTGGAAGAGAAACTCCTCTTACATTTGCTGCAAATGTAAGTAAGGAATTAGGAGCTAAAATATATTTAAAAAGAGAAGACCTAAATCATACTGGAGCTCACAAAATAAATAATACAATAGGACAAATTTTACTTGCTAAAAGAATGGGGAAAAAGAGAATTATAGCTGAAACAGGAGCAGGACAACATGGAGTAGCTACAGCTACAGTTGCAGCACTTTTTGGATTAGAATGTGAAATATTCATGGGAGAAGAGGATATAAAAAGGCAATCTCTAAATGTATTTAAAATGAAACTTTTAGGTGCAAAAGTTAATCCAGTAAAATCAGGAACAGCAACGTTAAAAGATGCTATGAATGAAGCCATAAGAGATTGGGTTACAAATGTAGAAAATACTTTTTATATAATAGGAACAGCAGCAGGACCACATCCATATCCAATTATGGTAAGAGATTTCCAATCAGTTATAGGAAAAGAAGCTAAAAGACAAATTATGGAAAAAGAAGGAAGATTACCTGATTATTTAATTGCTTGTATTGGTGGTGGAAGTAATGCGATGGGGCTATTTTATCCATTTGTAGAAGATAAAAGTGTTAAATTAATAGGAGTAGAAGCAGCTGGATTTGGTCTTAATTCTGGAATGCATGCAGCATCAATTACAGGTGGGAAAGTTGGAATTCTACATGGAAATAGGACTTATTTATTACAGGATGAAAATGGACAGATATTAGATACTCATTCTATTTCAGCTGGACTAGATTATCCAGGAGTAGGGCCAGAACATAGTTATTTTCATAGTATAGGAAGAGGGACATATGTCTCTGTAACTGATGATGAAGCGTTAGAAGGGTTTAAATTTTTAACTGAAAAAGAGGGAATAATACCAGCTTTGGAAAGTTCGCATGCTCTTGGATATTTATTGAAATTAAAAGGAAAATTAAAGGAAGATGATATAGTAATATTAAATGTATCAGGACGTGGTGACAAAGATATGAATACAGTTGCAAAAGTTTTGGGGGTGGAATTATAA
- a CDS encoding inorganic phosphate transporter has product MIIFIIIAVSFVGWNLGANDASNIFGTIISNKILKFKTAGIIGTIFVILGAVIGGKNGIETYNSLYNGQDLKIALAISFAAGISVLIMTIFKIPVSTTHSILSGIVVSALISGNINVAPLFKIFTSWFLSPIGAMGLGYIIYKISRKFIRNKIKNVLVFNKFIKILAILIGIYGSYSLGANNVANVVGIFAKGTNFSINLWLILGGISISFGLVTYSKRVMKTVGLDIVYLDNYGALVAVLASAIVIHLYSVIGVPVSSSQAIVGGVIGVGMTESVRNINYKIILKIVSGWIYSILISGFLTFIFIKLL; this is encoded by the coding sequence ATGATTATATTTATAATAATAGCAGTTAGTTTTGTAGGATGGAATCTTGGAGCTAATGATGCATCAAATATTTTTGGAACAATTATATCAAATAAGATATTAAAATTTAAAACAGCTGGGATAATAGGGACCATATTTGTTATATTGGGAGCGGTTATAGGTGGTAAAAATGGGATAGAAACATACAATTCTTTATATAATGGACAGGATTTAAAAATAGCATTAGCAATATCTTTTGCAGCAGGTATTTCTGTTTTGATAATGACAATATTTAAAATACCAGTTTCAACAACTCATTCAATTTTAAGTGGAATAGTTGTATCGGCTTTAATTTCAGGGAATATAAATGTAGCACCATTATTTAAAATTTTTACATCTTGGTTTTTGAGCCCAATTGGGGCAATGGGACTAGGATATATTATATATAAAATTTCAAGAAAATTTATAAGAAATAAGATTAAAAATGTTTTAGTATTTAATAAATTTATAAAAATATTAGCAATTTTAATAGGAATATATGGTAGTTATAGTCTAGGGGCTAATAATGTTGCAAATGTTGTAGGAATATTTGCTAAAGGTACAAATTTTTCTATTAATTTATGGTTAATATTAGGCGGAATATCAATATCATTTGGATTGGTAACATATAGTAAGCGAGTTATGAAAACAGTGGGATTAGATATAGTATATTTAGATAATTATGGTGCGTTAGTTGCGGTACTAGCAAGTGCAATAGTAATACATCTATATTCTGTAATAGGAGTCCCTGTGTCAAGCTCTCAAGCAATAGTTGGAGGAGTTATTGGGGTAGGAATGACAGAAAGCGTGAGAAATATAAATTATAAAATAATATTAAAAATAGTATCTGGATGGATATATTCTATTTTGATTTCAGGATTTTTAACGTTTATATTTATAAAATTATTATAA
- a CDS encoding DUF47 domain-containing protein, which produces MSKKIRIEDLRLELESYMDKVIETYKQFEYSIVKYMEQGLILEVEDEFLKIHKLEYEADILRRKLIENIIKSEMLLKSMEEFIRLIELIDKIANMSETIIDNILVKKIDENKIDINIIKEILTITENQVLRLKDAVSNLFLDFDIAYKKARELEIDEQSVDELERKCLKKLRDSEISLNGKIYYRDFINKIADISDLIEDIGDEVEKISTIRRV; this is translated from the coding sequence GTGAGTAAAAAAATTAGAATTGAAGATTTAAGATTAGAATTGGAAAGTTATATGGATAAAGTAATAGAAACATATAAGCAGTTTGAATATTCAATTGTAAAATATATGGAACAGGGGTTAATCTTGGAAGTTGAAGATGAGTTTTTAAAAATACATAAATTAGAATATGAAGCAGACATTTTAAGGAGAAAATTAATAGAAAATATTATTAAAAGTGAAATGCTATTAAAAAGTATGGAAGAATTTATTAGATTAATTGAATTGATAGATAAAATTGCAAATATGTCAGAAACAATTATTGATAATATTTTAGTAAAAAAGATTGATGAAAATAAAATAGATATTAATATTATAAAAGAAATATTAACCATAACAGAAAATCAAGTTTTACGGTTGAAAGATGCAGTATCGAACCTATTTTTAGATTTTGATATTGCATATAAAAAAGCAAGAGAACTTGAGATAGATGAACAATCAGTTGATGAACTGGAAAGAAAATGTTTGAAAAAATTAAGAGATAGTGAAATATCTTTAAATGGTAAAATTTATTATAGGGATTTTATTAACAAAATAGCAGATATTTCAGATTTAATAGAAGATATAGGAGATGAAGTAGAGAAAATATCTACAATAAGAAGGGTGTAG
- a CDS encoding PhoH family protein: MIKVYILDTNVLIHDPEAIFSFEDNEVILPIYVIEEIDKLKKEQTEVGSAARRTARNIDKLREKGTLSNWIKLDNGGYFKVETKGNFKNLPDALQNEVMDNRILSVAYEISNENSEKEIIFVTKDINMRIKADSLGLEVQDYETNKIRIEEFYTGNLDIEVEDEKVNEFYNNGYLKRKEIGEINLYPNQTVTVISKKSHKKQGLTVYKKNKDRLKKMTFGKASIWGVDGRNKEQKYAIELLMDMDIKVVTLIGKAGTGKTLLALATGLEQVVERHLYKKLFIARPIMPMGKDLGYLPGGEKEKLKPWMQPIYDNLAFLSANKEGKEAEKLADSLEAMGLLKIEALTYIRGRSIPAGFIIIDEAQNLTPHEIKTVITRAGEDTKVIFTGDPYQIDNPYLDANSNGLTYLAERLKGEEISGHVTLLKGERSELAEIAAKLL; the protein is encoded by the coding sequence ATGATAAAAGTATATATTCTTGATACCAATGTATTAATTCATGATCCAGAAGCAATTTTTAGTTTTGAGGACAATGAAGTGATATTGCCAATTTATGTAATTGAGGAAATTGATAAACTAAAGAAAGAACAAACAGAAGTAGGAAGTGCGGCTAGGAGAACTGCTAGAAATATAGATAAATTAAGGGAAAAAGGAACATTATCAAATTGGATAAAATTAGATAACGGTGGATATTTTAAAGTAGAAACAAAAGGGAATTTTAAAAATTTACCTGATGCTTTGCAAAATGAAGTTATGGATAATAGAATTTTATCTGTAGCCTATGAGATAAGTAATGAGAATAGCGAAAAAGAGATTATTTTTGTAACGAAAGATATAAATATGAGAATTAAGGCTGATTCTTTAGGATTAGAAGTTCAAGATTATGAAACGAATAAAATTAGAATAGAAGAATTTTATACAGGTAATTTAGATATAGAAGTTGAAGATGAAAAAGTGAATGAATTTTATAATAATGGATATTTGAAAAGGAAAGAGATAGGAGAGATTAATCTTTATCCAAATCAAACAGTTACAGTGATTTCGAAAAAAAGTCATAAAAAACAAGGATTAACTGTATATAAAAAAAATAAAGATAGATTAAAAAAGATGACTTTTGGAAAAGCTTCTATTTGGGGAGTGGATGGAAGAAATAAAGAACAAAAATATGCAATAGAATTATTAATGGATATGGATATAAAAGTGGTTACGTTAATAGGTAAAGCTGGAACAGGTAAAACTTTATTAGCTCTAGCAACAGGATTGGAACAAGTGGTAGAAAGACACTTATATAAAAAACTGTTTATAGCAAGGCCAATTATGCCAATGGGAAAAGATTTAGGATATTTACCTGGTGGAGAAAAGGAGAAACTAAAACCTTGGATGCAACCGATATATGATAATTTAGCTTTTTTATCAGCAAATAAAGAAGGAAAAGAAGCAGAAAAGTTAGCTGATTCATTAGAAGCTATGGGACTTTTAAAAATAGAAGCATTGACATATATAAGAGGTAGATCAATTCCAGCAGGTTTTATTATAATAGATGAAGCACAAAATTTAACTCCACATGAGATAAAAACAGTAATTACAAGAGCAGGAGAAGATACAAAAGTTATATTTACTGGAGATCCATATCAAATAGATAATCCTTATTTAGATGCAAATAGTAATGGATTAACATATTTAGCAGAAAGATTAAAAGGGGAAGAAATTTCAGGGCATGTTACTTTATTAAAAGGAGAACGATCAGAATTAGCGGAAATAGCAGCAAAATTATTATAA
- the typA gene encoding translational GTPase TypA has product MKKIRNIAIIAHVDHGKTTLVDAMLRQSGVFNSHETVTDRVMDSNDLEKERGITIFSKNASLNYDGYKINIVDTPGHADFGGEVQRILKMADSVLLLVDAFEGPMPQTKYVLKKSLELGLRPIVVINKIDRPNSRPEDVVDMVFDLFVELNANEAQLDFPIIYASAKNGVSKYNLEDDNDNLIPLLETIVKHVDEPEGDENAPLQMLVTTIEYDNYIGKMGTGKIHNGKIKLGEEVVLLKRDGERLLYRISKIYTYNGLKKVEIKEASAGDIVTVAGLEMVDVGETIADRENPIPLPIIDIDEPTLAMTFMVNDSPFAGKEGKWITSRNIWDRLQKELQTNVSLVVEKTESADAFIVKGRGELQLSILIENMRREGYELQVSKPQVIFRELDGKKTEPLELALIDVPDEFVGVVIEKLGIRKGEMINMIQGNDGYTRLEFKVPARGLIGFRNEFMTETKGTGIINHSFYEYEFYKGEIPSRTRGVLISIDNGVSVAYSLFNLQDRGTIFIPAVTEVYEGMIIGEHSRENDLVVNACKGKKLTNTRSSGTDEAVKLVPPRQFTLEQGLEYIADDELLEVTPKSIRMRKKILNASLRKRSKKN; this is encoded by the coding sequence ATGAAAAAAATAAGAAACATTGCAATCATTGCCCATGTTGATCATGGAAAGACAACACTTGTAGATGCTATGCTGAGACAATCAGGAGTATTTAATAGTCATGAAACCGTTACTGATAGAGTTATGGATTCTAATGACTTGGAAAAAGAAAGAGGAATAACAATATTTTCTAAAAATGCATCATTAAATTATGATGGATATAAAATAAATATTGTGGATACTCCAGGACATGCTGATTTTGGTGGAGAAGTACAAAGAATTTTAAAAATGGCTGATTCAGTATTACTACTAGTAGATGCGTTTGAAGGACCTATGCCTCAAACTAAATATGTATTGAAAAAATCATTGGAATTAGGACTTAGACCTATTGTTGTTATAAATAAAATTGATAGACCAAATAGTAGACCAGAAGATGTGGTTGATATGGTTTTTGATCTTTTTGTAGAGCTTAATGCAAATGAAGCTCAATTAGATTTTCCAATAATTTATGCTTCAGCAAAAAATGGGGTATCAAAATATAATTTAGAAGATGATAATGATAATTTAATTCCATTACTAGAAACAATTGTAAAACATGTTGATGAACCTGAAGGAGATGAAAATGCTCCATTACAAATGTTAGTAACAACAATTGAATATGATAACTATATAGGAAAAATGGGAACTGGAAAAATCCATAACGGAAAAATAAAATTAGGGGAAGAAGTAGTTTTATTAAAAAGAGATGGAGAGAGATTACTATATAGAATATCAAAAATATATACATATAATGGTTTGAAAAAAGTAGAAATAAAAGAAGCTTCTGCTGGAGATATTGTAACTGTAGCAGGACTTGAAATGGTAGATGTAGGAGAGACTATTGCAGATAGAGAAAATCCAATACCATTACCAATTATAGATATTGATGAACCAACACTTGCAATGACATTTATGGTAAATGATTCTCCATTTGCAGGAAAAGAAGGAAAATGGATTACATCAAGAAATATATGGGATAGATTACAAAAAGAATTACAAACTAATGTTAGTTTAGTAGTAGAAAAGACAGAATCTGCTGATGCTTTTATAGTAAAAGGTAGAGGAGAATTACAATTGTCTATTCTTATAGAAAATATGCGTAGAGAAGGTTATGAACTACAAGTTTCTAAACCACAAGTAATTTTTAGAGAATTAGATGGTAAAAAAACAGAACCATTAGAACTTGCTTTAATAGATGTTCCAGATGAATTTGTAGGAGTTGTAATAGAAAAACTTGGAATCAGAAAAGGTGAAATGATTAATATGATTCAAGGTAATGACGGATATACAAGATTGGAATTTAAAGTTCCAGCAAGAGGACTAATTGGATTTAGAAATGAATTTATGACAGAAACAAAGGGAACTGGAATAATAAATCATAGTTTTTATGAATATGAATTTTATAAAGGTGAAATTCCATCAAGAACAAGAGGTGTATTAATATCTATAGATAATGGTGTTTCAGTAGCATATTCACTATTTAACCTTCAAGATAGAGGTACTATATTTATACCTGCTGTAACTGAAGTTTATGAAGGAATGATCATAGGAGAACATAGTAGAGAAAATGATTTAGTGGTAAATGCGTGTAAAGGTAAAAAATTAACTAATACAAGGTCTTCTGGAACTGATGAAGCTGTAAAATTAGTACCACCAAGACAATTTACTTTAGAACAAGGATTAGAATATATAGCTGATGATGAACTTTTAGAAGTAACACCTAAAAGTATCAGAATGAGAAAAAAAATATTAAATGCATCATTAAGAAAAAGAAGTAAAAAAAATTAA